gatgcctgagccacctcaactgactcctctcgatgtggaggagcagcagctctactccgagctcctcaccctatctctaagggagcgcccggccacccggcggaggaagctcatttcagccgcttgtattcgcgatcttgtcctttcggtcatgacccagagctcatgaccataggagagagtaggaacgtagattgaccgtTAAATCGAGAGCTTTAacggaccccatactcctggagcacctcccacaggatgtcacgaggtacccggtcgaatgccttctccaggtccacaaaacacatgtggactggttgggcaaactcccatgaactctcgagcaccctcgagagggtgCAGAGCTGGTCCAgctggatcctcctctccagcaccctggcatagaccttccccgggaggctgagaagtgtgatccctctatagttggaacacaccctctggtcccccttcttaaaaagaggaaccaccaccccggtctgccaatccaggggtactgtccccgagAGCCACGCGATattgcacaggcgtgtcaacCATGACAACTGCTGGACTCTCAGCCCAGTTGACAGTTCTGCCTCGCTCTTAACCCGAGTGTCCgagacatacggccgaaggtcagatgacacgactagAAAGTTGATTATTGACctctggcctagggtgtcctggtcCCATGTGTACTGATGGACACctttatgcttgaacatggtgtttgttatggacaaactgtgactagcacagaagtccagcaacagaacaccacttgggttcgtatcggggaggctgttcctcccaatcatgcccctccaggtttcactgtcactgcccatgtgagcgttgaagtcccccaacagaattatggagtccccagtaggagcaccttaCAGCAaccccccgagagactccaaaaaggccgggtacttTGCACTGATCTGCACAGTCTGAGTACCTATCGGGGATAGGtcagtgagagacctatccctgACCCGATGGTGCAGGGAAACAatcctttcactctgggggggaaaactccaacatgtggcggctgagctgggagCTATGAGCAAGTCCACACCAGCTCGCTGCTTCTCACCAcaagcaactccagagtagaagagagtccagcccctctcaaggagctgggttccagagcccaggctgtgtgtggaggtgagcccaactatctctagtcggtaccgctcgacctcccgcacaagctcaggctccttccccccagtgaggtgacattccatgtccctaaagccagtttcagcatccagggatcaggtcgccgaggtccccgtcctcgaccactgccccATCCACTAAGCACCGGCCCtttatggatcctcctgcgggtggtgggtccacagaagggctGATTATTGatctccaggtgtgtgtgatgaagCCTCAGgtgtgtgcagcagctgctgctgtatcTACCTGGTAACCGGTGATGTCATGTGGTCTctgcgctgtgattggctgctgtgtGAGCAAGAGCTGAGCAGTCAGTTCCTGAGAGTCTTCCTCACAGACTCAGTCTGAGTCACagacactgatgatgatgatgaaggtgaagGTGTCAGAGCTGGTCCTGGTCCTCTCCTGGgtcctctgtgtctctgctgaaGGTAAGAGTCTGTTTACAGTCTGGactcaacaacaaacaaacaaacaaacagtttgtgaTCAGGTTCCTTCTGTTTCAGTTCAACATGAGAACATTTATATCTCAGGCTGTTCAGACTCTGATGGAGAGCAGATGTACGGACTGGATGGTGAAGAGCTGTGGTACGCTGACTTTGTCAACAAGAGAGGAGTTTACCCTCTGCCCAGTTTTTCAAATTCTTTCAGATATGAGGAAGGAGTTTATGAAGCAGCTGTGGCTGATGAACATACCTGCAAATTAAACCTGAACCTTGCTCTTCGTGGAATGAAGGACTACCCAATGGAAAatggtaaaaacaaacataagcagaatatatataacatataagcataaacatttttctgtcacttctaTTTAACTATATAAACCGTAGGAGAGTTTGCGTTGACATTGGATGAAGTAATTAGATCAAAAGGTGAAGAACTCAAATTTCCACACTAAGATCAACTTTTAAATACAACACACTACTAAAATtatgtcattcatttttttttatatagttaaaaaaattttgtttagataaagaaaaaatgattttgatcctaaaatgtcactgttgatattttaaaactgaacCTCAGGAGTTTCAGTCCAGGTTTTTTAAGCAGAGGGACGATCATAGCGTTAAAACACCCTgagaaatgtggaaaatgatttttaaataaccAAATAGAATTTCTATCTGACGGGCCAAATTAAATGCCTCATGACTTTGTACAGGTGAACAGTTTAAACGTACCTGACACCTGTAGTTCACTGTGAACATACGTTTACTGAGCCGCTCAGTGCAGCCAACTACATCAGTTACCTGACGTCACTCCTAAACTCTACAGGTGTCGTCACATGACAGGCTGTACCTGCAGATGCTGTGAGGAAAACTCACTAGCCTCAGTAACTAACAGTCTGAACAACAGTTAAAATGACCAGTGTGATGCAAACAGTAAAGTGCTGACGATAGTGACTGAGGAAAAATCAGAGGATCACAAGTTTACAGCTCTTCCTGACAGACCAGAtatcacaagaaaaaaaatgagttaACTCCACAGCTACTGAGAATATAGAAGCAAAAATCTACGTTTCATTTCTCAGTTTTCTTGGTTCAAGTCAGTTTCATCACTTTAGGTCCATTTTGATTTTTCCTGTAACCTCCAAAAAAGCAGATGTTGCCTTCCAACATTCAGCACTGACAAAGGCCCAACCTTCTCCGGTGTATTCAGTGCATTTACACTGTTACAGCCAAACAACTTTCAAACCATATGtgatatgtctgtgaagatgctcagttgtccaggtgaagttatctagaggttgagtcatggcaactggactaaGGTGAAGCTATTTGGGTGAGTAGTGAAACttttcgacctaaaaactagaagtccagttgtcatGGCTCAACCTCTAGATTTACGGTATTAAAACTCCAGTGTGTTTAGATCTTGAATCAGTACAGGTAGTGACTGACGGTTTACTGTGGCTCTATGTGTTCACCGCTAACACTGTTCAGTAGTCAAACCTGCACAATCTCATACAAACCGTGGATGTACaaaggagaacatgcacactctAAAACATTACTGGCCATAGAAATGACAAACTACTGCCCTGACTTACTTCCTGTTGGCTCCCGGACCACATGCAtctggtaaaataaaaataatgaaaaatctCTTCTAGACTTTCCAGTATATTGGAGGCAATGGATCAAATCAAAAGAGTCCACATATACTCCTCCACTTTTTCCAGTTCGATTCCTGCTGCCTGTGGACTTTGGAAAGACTATTAATCAGGCTGTAGagataaataaattcaaacttAGTCAATCACATCACTGCTCTGTTAACTTGGATGTTAGCAATGACATAATATACGTTTCTTAAGAGCAATTTAGCATCATGTCCACACTGAGCAGCTGTTTTCAATGTCGACAGTTTGCCTCCTAtatttcctgcagcagctcaaAACCTTTGCACTTTCTGGCACAAACGTTGAGATATAGccattagctaacattagctaacacGTTTGCTGTACCTGCCTGCATGTAACTGGCTCCGCCCTCCTCATTGACAGACAAAGAGCACAAAGAGCACATATGCATGTTTTATACAGTGTGACAAACAACTTTTCAATTGTGGGGACCATAAATTGATATATTAGTTAAACTCTTGACATAATGATCTGACCCATGTGTCTGTTCAGATCCTCCTTCCAGTCCGATCATCTACAGCAGAGACGACGTCGAGCTGGACCAGCAGAACACCCTGATCTGTCATGTGACTGGTTTTTATCCTGCTCCTGTAAAGATCCACTGGACCAAGAACGGACAGAACGTGACTGAAGGAACCAGCATCGACGTTCCCTTCCCCAACAAAGACGGTTCCTTCAGACAGACCTCCAGACTGGAGTTCACACCACAGCTGGGAGACgtttacagctgcacagtggatCATCCAGCTCTGGACCAGCCCCTAACCAGGATCTGGGGTGAGACCACTTTATTTATAGTCACGTCATGAACATTTGGTTAGTGACATAACTGAAGCCTTTGTTTTCTGCCTCCAGATGTGGAACTGGTtttaatgtctgtgaagattctcagtcatccaggtgaaatTATCTacaggttgagtcatggcaactggactttcagtttttaggtccaaacgtttcaccacccatccaagtagcttcatcagtctgagaaaaagctggactggaacctccactTTATCTCCCAGGTTAacatgtctctgtgttttctgtgtccagatgtggagctgatgttgacgtctctgtgtgttttctgtctccagatgtggaggTCCAGCAGCCCAGTGTTGGACCTGCAGTGTTCTGTGGACTGGGTCTGACTGTGGGTCTGCTTGGTGTGGCAGCTGGAACCTTCTTCCTCATCAAAGGAAACGAGTGCAGCTGATTGGTCGGagctgatgatgtcatcagGATTGTATATAAAGTTTTTGCATAGAGACAAATCAGAATGTGCAGCTGGTTATTAAAATATCACTGAGTTGTCTTGGCCTTCAGAGACAATCTCAGGCTGATGctcaatgaaaaataaaaccatcagttatcaatttattttttgtatgtatgaCATGACATGCAtatgcactctgagagcaaagtggtctcttgggataatatggtactatgaggtcttcaaagtatgaaggagcttgatcatgaagggatttgtatgtaatAAACTGACTCAGTCTGACCCAGAGTTGGGACTTGATTGTTTTGGTGTATAGTGTCCAGAAGAGAAGTCAAACAGTTTGTGACCAGGatgtgaggggtctgcagaaaACTTCTCTACCCTCCTCTTGACCTCTGAGGTGTACAAGTCCTTGATTGAGGGCAGGTTGGAGTCCTGTTAAGCCTATTTCTGTCGTGAACAGACTTGATGGACCCTTGTAGATAATAAGGATAAAGTCTGTTAATGAAAATACTGTGAACCAGAACTGACACAGAGATTAAATTTAAAACCACTTGCCCATAGGCAGAGTTTGACAGCAGGGACAACCCTGCTCCAACTGTTCCACTGTGTGTTGCACATAGAGCAACAGAACAGCgccaaacacagcacagcaggaagATGTTGGGCTGGTCCAGGGCTGCTCCTGGCTGTTCCTTTCAATTTGATGATGGTGGAACTAGCACCTATAAGTTCACTTATAGTTGCACACTTCACAGTATACCAGAGTGTGGGAGGCTGGCCTACtattgtgtgtgttcacattgttccttctgttgtgtgtctgtagcAGTGTATGTGTTATTATACTGTATCATCCTGTGTTGTATTAAATGATGTTGT
The window above is part of the Mastacembelus armatus chromosome 18, fMasArm1.2, whole genome shotgun sequence genome. Proteins encoded here:
- the LOC113140690 gene encoding RLA class II histocompatibility antigen, DP alpha-1 chain-like isoform X1, which codes for MMMMKVKVSELVLVLSWVLCVSAEVQHENIYISGCSDSDGEQMYGLDGEELWYADFVNKRGVYPLPSFSNSFRYEEGVYEAAVADEHTCKLNLNLALRGMKDYPMENDPPSSPIIYSRDDVELDQQNTLICHVTGFYPAPVKIHWTKNGQNVTEGTSIDVPFPNKDGSFRQTSRLEFTPQLGDVYSCTVDHPALDQPLTRIWDVEVQQPSVGPAVFCGLGLTVGLLGVAAGTFFLIKGNECS
- the LOC113140690 gene encoding RLA class II histocompatibility antigen, DP alpha-1 chain-like isoform X2; amino-acid sequence: MMMMKVKVSELVLVLSWVLCVSAEVQHENIYISGCSDSDGEQMYGLDGEELWYADFVNKRGVYPLPSFSNSFRYEEGVYEAAVADEHTCKLNLNLALRGMKDYPMENDPPSSPIIYSRDDVELDQQNTLICHVTGFYPAPVKIHWTKNGQNVTEGTSIDVPFPNKDGSFRQTSRLEFTPQLGDVYSCTVDHPALDQPLTRIWDVELMLTSLCVFCLQMWRSSSPVLDLQCSVDWV
- the LOC113140690 gene encoding RLA class II histocompatibility antigen, DP alpha-1 chain-like isoform X3 produces the protein MMMMKVKVSELVLVLSWVLCVSAEGCSDSDGEQMYGLDGEELWYADFVNKRGVYPLPSFSNSFRYEEGVYEAAVADEHTCKLNLNLALRGMKDYPMENDPPSSPIIYSRDDVELDQQNTLICHVTGFYPAPVKIHWTKNGQNVTEGTSIDVPFPNKDGSFRQTSRLEFTPQLGDVYSCTVDHPALDQPLTRIWDVEVQQPSVGPAVFCGLGLTVGLLGVAAGTFFLIKGNECS